The following proteins come from a genomic window of Chelmon rostratus isolate fCheRos1 chromosome 23, fCheRos1.pri, whole genome shotgun sequence:
- the ntn5 gene encoding netrin-1 produces MMFLPFSPPPSTSLIPVFLLLLLFLPPSLVSSSLSHTPLSWTSPHDPCYYLDGRPRHCLSEFINAAYGISVNASHSLQGSDYDSNITTLTDLHNPHNLTCWMAHRGSDTGEWVLTLPLGRRFEITYISLQFCQQGEPSDPISISILKSMDYGRTWRPMQHYSSDCLRNFGLPSRTVAQTRHQETEPLCSDPRPLQKQRGGMVLAFSTLDGRPSSPDFDHSHTLQDWVTATDIRVVFHQVSKDAKVSNLDKKEETQWRADAEEDRGTGFLRWRSGYKGHTGDQVKLNTDNTLAFFDRDAKNSEVRGRNKGEKVDKHGRRGQYKGSGQDEDGHNVTSKEGGDSFSTDLFASSKKTGKVRGRGRKKENNHWLPCPSEGCNWTVEGRSRSNKGLELRKRRNNNLNTKQSSRNLHVTPPIAFISAVRAPLALSDLQVGGRCKCNGHASRCRRDDAGQALCVCEHHTAGPDCDVCEDFYFDRPWHRATPTHPNPCVACECNGHSNKCRFSMEVFQQSGRRSGGVCQKCRHHTAGRHCQYCQNGYTRDHSKPLNHRKACQSCQCHPLGAVGRWCNQTSGQCLCREGVTGLRCNRCAPGYKQGKSPLRPCIRIQEVAPTPVYQPQYSIAEECVSYCQPSQGKVRMNLETYCLKDYVLKVQVRGMERSGPWWQFSISVQTVFRTGSTSRVRRGPHSLWVPDRDLGCGCPALHVGRTFLLIGAEEGERGWGPEESRLVADRSTLALQWREHWSPKLRGFRGQDKRGRCPPKSHNNHQNHDHREQTKPQSGYIPPHLLTEKDTQTSEVPHTHSHTDGEVKFTEPTPSPTTPALVCSTQGPG; encoded by the exons ATGATGTTCCTACCCttttcccctcccccctccacctctctcatccctgttttccttctgctcctccttttccttcctccatcCCTTGTTTCCTCTTCCCTTTCCCACACTCCATTGAGCTGGACTTCACCACATGACCCCTGCTACTACCTTGACGGCCGCCCACGACACTGCCTGTCAGAGTTCATCAATGCTGCCTATGGCATATCAGTCAATGCTAGCCACTCGCTACAAGGGTCTGACTATGACAGCAACATCACCACCTTGACGGACCTCCACAACCCCCACAACCTGACTTGCTGGATGGCTCACAGAGGTTCTGACACCGGAGAATGGGTCCTCACGCTACCTCTGGGCCGCCGCTTCGAGATCACCTACATAAGTTTGCAATTCTGCCAGCAGGGGGAGCCATCAGAccccatctccatctccatcctcaAATCAATGGACTACGGGCGCACCTGGAGGCCGATGCAGCACTACTCCAGCGACTGCCTTCGGAACTTCGGGCTTCCCTCCCGGACAGTGGCCCAGACAAGGCACCAGGAGACGGAGCCCCTCTGCTCAGACCCACGCCCCCTGCAAAAGCAGAGGGGCGGCATGGTGCTGGCCTTCTCCACCCTGGACGGACGGCCATCCTCTCCTGATTTTGACCACAGTCACACCCTCCAGGACTGGGTGACTGCCACAGACATCCGTGTGGTCTTCCACCAGGTGTCTAAAGATGCCAAAGTGAGCAACTTGGACAAGAAGGAAGAGACACAATGGCGTGCTGATgcagaagaggacagaggaacAGGGTTTCTAAGGTGGAGATCAGGCTACAAGGGGCACACTGGAGATCAGGTCAAGTTAAACACAGATAATACACTGGCATTTTTTGACAGGGATGCAAAAAACTCAGAGGTAAGGGGGAGGAACAAAGGTGAGAAAGTGGACAAACATGGAAGGAGGGGACAATATAAAGGATCGGGTCAAGATGAAGATGGACACAATGTGACCAGCAAGGAAGGGGGCGATAGCTTTAGCACAGACTTGTTCGCCTCTTCAAAGAAAACCGGGAAAGTCAGAGGGCGAGGCCGCAAGAAGGAAAACAATCATTGGCTGCCTTGCCCCAGTGAAGGTTGTAATTGGACAGTTGAGGGGCGGAGCAGGAGCAACAAGGGCctggagctgaggaagaggagaaacaatAATCTCAACACCAAACAAAGCTCCAGGAATCTGCACGTGACCCCACCCATCGCGTTTATCTCTGCTGTCCGAGCTCCTCTGGCCCTGTCGGACCTGCAAGTTGGCGGCAGGTGTAAATGTAACGGGCATGCTTCCAGGTGTCGCCGTGACGACGCAGGCCAGGCACTGTGCGTGTGCGAGCATCACACGGCGGGGCCAGACTGCGATGTGTGCGAGGATTTCTACTTCGACAGACCGTGGCATCGAGCTACACCCACGCACCCAAACCCCTGCGTTG CCTGTGAGTGCAACGGCCATTCAAACAAGTGCCGCTTCAGCATGGAGGTGTTTCAGCAGTCGGGCCGGCGTAGCGGAGGCGTGTGTCAAAAGTGTCGCCACCACACGGCCGGACGCCACTGCCAATACTGCCAGAACGGTTACACCCGCGACCACAGCAAGCCGCTGAACCACCGCAAGGCCTGCCAAT CGTGTCAGTGTCATCCTTTGGGAGCTGTGGGTCGCTGGTGTAACCAGACATCAGGTCAGTGCTTGTGTCGAGAAGGTGTGACCGGACTCAGGTGTAACCGCTGTGCCCCGGGATACAAACAGGGCAAGTCCCCTCTCCGGCCATGCATAA GAATTCAGGAGGTCGCTCCAACCCCAGTGTACCAACCTCAATACAGCATAG CGGAGGAGTGTGTTTCATACTGCCAGCCTTCTCAGGGCAAAGTCAGGATGAACTTGGAGACTTATTGTCTCAAAGACTACG TGCTGAAGGTGCAGGTGCGAGGGATGGAGCGTTCAGGTCCCTGGTGGCAGTTCTCCATCTCAGTCCAAACTGTCTTCCGCACGGGGTCCACCTCCCGCGTACGCAGGGGTCCCCACTCCCTCTGGGTCCCTGACCGTGACCTCGGCTGCGGCTGCCCGGCCCTCCACGTGGGCCGGACCTTCCTCCTGATTggtgcagaggagggggagcgGGGCTGGGGCCCTGAGGAGAGTCGCCTGGTGGCGGACCGCTCCACTCTGGCCCTCCAGTGGCGGGAACACTGGAGCCCCAAACTGAGGGGCTTCCGAGGACAGGACAAAAGGGGCCGCTGCCCACCGAAATCCCACAACAACCATCAAAACCATGACCACAGGGAGCAAACAAAGCCCCAGTCTGGGTACATCCCCCCTCACCTGCTGACTGAGAAAGACACTCAAACCTCAGaggtgccacacacacactctcacacagacGGTGAAGTTAAATTCACAGAGCCGACCCCCTCACCAACCACACCCGCTCTGGTGTGCTCTACTCAAGGTCCtggatga